A genomic window from Lycium barbarum isolate Lr01 chromosome 4, ASM1917538v2, whole genome shotgun sequence includes:
- the LOC132635570 gene encoding glucan endo-1,3-beta-glucosidase 6-like: MGILGMKVGFWISMILGFMVLGKVHGIGANWGTQATHPLPPNIVVKMLKDNGIQKVKLFDADSDIFKALSGSGIEVMVGIPNDLLWSLANSLGAAEKWVEKNLSSYVSSNSVDIKYVAVGNEPFLSQLNGTYLPTTFPALQNIQAALIKAGLGNRVKVTIPLNADVYESSSSQPSTGDFRQDIRDLMVNIVKFLNDNGGAFTVNIYPFISLYNDPNFPADYAFFDGYSSPIDDNGKIYNNVFDANHDTLLWALQKNGFPNMSIIIGEIGWPTDGDNNANLKAAQRFNQGFMTHILGGKGTPMRPGPIDAYLFSLIDEDAKSIQPGNFERHWGIFYFDGTPKYSLSLGGNNRGGLVPASGVRYLDRKWCVLSPSASLDDPQLADSVGYACSHADCTSLGHGTSCADLDARGNISYAFNSYYQENDQLPTACKFPNLSMVTNTDPSPPGGTCKFKIMIQASKPSSDKSNAFTSKPVNVMFLVVIVSLLSVL; this comes from the exons ATGGGAATTTTGGGGATGAAAGTTGGTTTTTGGATTTCAATGATTTTGGGGTTTATGGTATTGGGAAAAGTGCATGGAATAGGAGCAAACTGGGGAACACAAGCAACACATCCATTGCCACCAAACATAGTAGTGAAGATGCTGAAGGACAATGGGATTCAGAAAGTGAAGCTGTTTGATGCAGATTCAGATATCTTCAAAGCACTCAGTGGTTCTGGAATTGAAGTCATGGTTGGAATCCCAAATGATTTGCTTTGGAGTTTAGCTAACAGTTTGGGTGCTGCTGAGAAATGGGTAGAAAAGAATCTCTCTTCATATGTCTCTTCCAATAGTGTTGATATCAA ATATGTTGCAGTTGGCAATGAACCATTTCTATCTCAGTTAAACGGAACATATCTGCCAACAACATTCCCAGCTCTTCAAAACATCCAGGCAGCCCTCATAAAAGCCGGTCTAGGCAATCGGGTGAAAGTAACAATTCCTCTCAATGCCGATGTATACGAGAGTTCAAGTTCACAACCTTCAACAGGTGACTTCCGCCAAGACATCCGTGATCTCATGGTGAACATTGTCAAGTTCTTAAATGACAATGGAGGCGCATTTACTGTCAATATCTATCCCTTTATAAGTCTATATAATGATCCCAACTTTCCTGCTGACTACGCTTTCTTCGACGGATACTCAAGCCCCATAGATGACAATGGGAAAATCTACAACAACGTGTTTGATGCAAACCACGATACCCTCCTTTGGGCATTGCAGAAAAATGGATTCCCAAATATGTCAATTATAATAGGGGAAATTGGATGGCCAACGGACGGAGACAACAACGCAAACTTAAAGGCTGCCCAAAGATTCAACCAAGGATTCATGACTCATATTTTAGGTGGAAAGGGGACTCCAATGAGACCTGGCCCCATAGATGCTTACCTGTTCAGTCTGATTGATGAGGACGCGAAAAGCATCCAGCCAGGCAACTTTGAACGACATTGGGGAATATTTTACTTCGATGGTACGCCTAAGTATAGTCTTTCCCTGGGTGGAAACAATAGAGGTGGTTTAGTACCAGCAAGTGGGGTCCGTTATCTGGATCGCAAGTGGTGCGTGTTGTCGCCCTCGGCTAGCCTTGATGATCCTCAGCTGGCTGATAGTGTGGGCTATGCATGTTCGCATGCTGATTGCACCAGCCTCGGACATGGGACATCGTGCGCGGATCTAGATGCTCGTGGCAACATTTCGTATGCATTCAACAGTTACTATCAGGAAAACGACCAGCTACCTACTGCCTGCAAGTTTCCAAACCTTTCGATGGTCACAAACACGGATCCATCACCACCTGGTGGAACCTGTAAATTCAAAATCATGATCCAAGCAAGTAAACCTAGCAGCGATAAGAGCAACGCATTTACTTCTAAGCCTGTCAATGTGATGTTTCTGGTTGTAATAGTTTCTTTGTTGAGTGTTTTGTAG